AATCGAATATGGTTTGTCATGTTGGTGCTTGTTACGACTTCGCTAATGCATTTTTATTCCTGGCACCGTTGTTTGGTGTGCTGTCAGGATGGCTTATGCTTGGAGAAATTGTAAAGTGAAACTGGACAGCGAAACAACCAATGAAGGTACGGGTTGAAGAAAAAGCTTAGACTGCATTTTGGTTGAAAGCCATGTTCTGCTATAATACTTTCATACATACAGATTAATGAAAATTATAGTTTGGGGGCTGCTGTGCTGATTAAAATGAACAAGTTTTATAAACTATGTATTGGTATCATATTGATTTTGGTCATTATTTATTTGGGGTCGCTTGTAAGTTTCGTTTTTAAACCCATCATTGCATTGTTCAGTCTGCTTATCGTTGTTCCAGTCTTGCTGGCAGGGTTCTTTTATTACTTGCTCCGTCCATTGGTTGATTTCTTGGAGAAGCGTAAGCTGAAACGTTCATTGGCTATTTTGCTTATTTATGTTGTGATCGCGATTTTGCTGGTCGCTTTTATTTGGGGAGTATGGCCTTCACTTAGCAAACAGATTATTGCTTTAAAGGAAAACGCACCAAGTCTGTTCATAGCACTAGCCAATGAGCTGGAGAAGTTGAAGGAGAACACGTTTCTTTCTAATCTATTCCCGGAAGATACCAACAGACTTGATCAAGTTACAGATTATTTGAATAAAGGTTTTTCATTTCTGACAAATTACATGACGGGATTGTTTTCTTTTGTCTCGAATTTCGCAATTATTTTGTTCACCTTTCCAATCTTCCTATTCTATATGCTAAAAGAGGGGGGAAAGTTTGGCCAGAAAATTGTTAGCTTCATGCCGAATCGTTTTCGTGACGAAGGAACCGAGATGATGAACGACATTGACAAGGTGCTAAGCAGCTTTATTATGGGTAGAGTTTTAGTTAATGTGGCGCTTGGTGTTCTGATGTATATTGGATTTATCATCATCGGTTTGCCTTATGCATTACTGTTGACCGTTATTGCGGTGATCATGAATTTTATTCCTTTTGTTGGGGCTATACTATCATCTGTACCGATTGTCATTATAGGATTCGTGCAATCACCTTCCGTAGCGATATGGTCCCTTGTAATTATTCTGGTTGCACAGCAAATCCAGGACAACCTCGTGGCACCTTATATTTTCGGTAAACAGCTGGATATACATCCGTTAACGACCATCATTTTGGTATTTGCCGGCGGTGAATTATTTGGAATTTTCGGGATCATCGTGATCATACCGGTGTACATGGTAATCAAAATCGTGGTCACTCGTATTTACGTCAGATTTTTCAAACAGAAATGGGAAGAAGCGTAGTAATATTTAAGAAATTCGCTTGGGTGAATGACCGATTTGGCGTTTCCTGGCAATTGATTTTTAACACGATGAGTTTATAAACCTGATCAAAAACACGTGCGTACATGCACGTGTTTTTTGATCTTGATGAAGAAATCATGATGATGGATGTGCCCTTTTACATATTGAGAGTATAAAAAAGTAAAAGCCGATTCGCCCAATCAATATGAATGGGAAATCGGCTTGAAACATATTAGGGATGCATTAATTAAAATCCTTTGTATTGAGGCTCTTCATTTTCTAGTTGTTGTACACGGCCTTGCACTTGTTGAACAATTTGGTCCGTTTGCTGTGCTGCATTTGTAAAAAGTGTTTTAGCCTCTTGGTTTTGGGTTTCCAATGCAAATTGTTCAAGGCTTGCTTGCGCGCTCTTCAAAGAAGCCAGGGTAGTTTTAACTTGGGAAGCAACTGTCATCGATATCACCTCCTTTCCAGGAGTTAACGATAGTTTCCTAAATAAATAACTATGTAACGAAAAGTAATATAACTCAGTTAGCCGTTAAACATTCATGGGAAAAATTGTATAATAAAAATTTTGAATTTATTTTGAAGATCAAGCACTGAATTGGTATGTCACTAAAAGTATTTCCTTTTACGGAAAAGAGTTATAAGTTTGATATTAGCTTTTTAGACAAATAATTTGATTAGTCCAAAAATGTGTTGATTGGAGGAGGAATCAAACTGTGCCGAACTGGCTAGAAATTGCATTGCGAACTTTAGTAGCCATAGTCGTCCTTTTTTTTATGACGAAATTATTGGGCAAAAGGCAAGTTTCCCAGCTTTCGTTCTTCGAGTACATTACAGGAATTACAATCGGTAGTTTGGCGGCATATATTTCTTTAGATTTGGAAGCAAATTGGTATCTGGGAATAATCTCTTTAGGAGTATGGGTCGCGGTATCTATTGGCATTGAATTTTTGCAGATTAAAAGCAAAAAGGCCAGAGATTTTATTGACGGAAAAGCTACAGTGCTCATTAAAGATGGAAAAGTATTGGAAGATAATTTAAAGAAAGAACGTCTCGCCACCGATGAATTATTGGAGCAGCTAAGAAGCAAAGACGTCTTTAAATTGGCGGATGTCGAATTTGCGGTAATGGAGCCAAACGGGGATATCAATGTGCTGCTCACCAAAGATAATCTGCCTTTGACGCCAAATCATCTTGGTATTAAAGTCGGACCTGAACCAGAGTCGCAAACTGTGATTATGGATGGAAAGATCATGGATGAACCACTGGCAACAATCGGATTAAGCCGGGCATGGTTAAATACCGAACTGGAAAAAACAGGAGTTGCTGTTGAGAATGTATTTTTGGGTCAAGTGGATTCTTATGGGCAATTTTATGTTGACTTGTTTGACGATCAGATAAAAGTACCAGAGCCTCAAATCAAGGCCACATTATATGCTACTTTGAAAAAATGCGAAGCGGATTTGGAGCTGTTCGGCCTGACAACACAAAATAAAAAGGCTAAAGAAATGTACGAGCAGTGCGCAAAACAATTGCAGTCTGTCATTACGGAAGTGAAGCCATGCTTACATCGTTAAATTTTCAAAAGGAGGTATTCAATTTATGTCAAATGAGAAAAAGAAAGAGCTGACTCCAACACAGCAGGAGTATCAAGAACTTGCTAATAAAAGAGAGCCAGCCAGACCGATTTTTCAAAACTGTATACGGGCTTTTATTTCCGGTGGCACAATCTGTTTAATTGGGCAAGCTATTCAGGAAATGTTCGTTCATTGGGCGGGATTTAGCGAGAAAGAGGCTAGCAACCCAACTGTTGCTGTTTTGATTTTGATCTCCGTTATTCTTACTTGTTTTGGCGTATACGATAAAATGGCGCAGTGGGCAGGAGCAGGTTCTGCCGTACCCGTTACGGGATTCGCCAATACGATGGCTTCCGCGGCGCTTGAGCATCGAAGCGAAGGATTTGTTCTGGGCGTAGGAGGAAAAATGTTTAAGCTTTCGGGTCCCGTTATTGTATTCGGTGTGGTTGCAGCTTTTTTTATCGGAATTCTGCATTTGATTTTTAATCCTGGCGCTATAGGAGGATCTTGAAAATGCTTAAAGGTCATCAGAGCTGGATTTTTGAAAACCGTCCATCCATTCTTGGCACCGCAACCGTTGTCGGTCCGTTCGAAGGACAAGGGCCTTTAGCCGAAGATTTTGATATCATTCATGGGGAATTGTCGTTAGGACAGGATAGTTGGGAAAAAGCTGAACGAACCTTGTTGGAAGAAGCGGCCAAACTCGCTATCGAGAATGCGGGATTAACGAAAGAGCAAATCAACTTTTTTCTCGGCGGCGATTTGATGAACCAAATTATCAGTACAAGCTTTGCTGCAAGAACGTTTGAGATACCTTATATCGGCATATTCGGGGCATGTTCAACCTCAATGGAAAGCTTAGCTGTAGCCGCTAATCTTGTTAATTCACGATCGGCCCAATATGCATTGTCCAGTGCATGCAGCCATAACTCAACGGCGGAAAAACAATTTCGTTATCCAACTGAATACGGCTCTCAAAAGCCTCCAACTGCACAGTTTACGGTAACTGGAGCCGGAGCGAGTGTTGTTTCGCAGTCAGGTAAAGGACCATACGTTACTTCCGCAACGATTGGCCGAGTTATCGACATGGGTATTACGGATCCGTTCAATATGGGTGCCGCGATGGCTCCTGCGGCGGTAGACACGATTCAGGCCCATTTCCGTGATTTTCAGATCGAGCCCGGACATTACGATCTGATCGTGACGGGCGACCTGTCTAAAGTGGGGTATGAAATCGCATGCGATTTATTTGAGAAACATAAAGTACCAATACAACAAACGGAATATAAAGATTGTGGAATGATGATTTACGACTACGAAAAACAGATGGTACAGGCTGGAGCTAGCGGCTGCGGATGCTCGGCGGTCGTTACGTATGGCCATCTGCTGAAACGATTGCGCAACCATGAACTAAACCGGATACTGGTTGTGGCAACTGGAGCGCTGATGTCACCGATATCTTACCAGCAGGGAGAAAGCATTCCGTGTATCGCACATGCAGTTTCGATCGAAAGGGAGATGGGGAAAATATGATTTTTCTGTGGGCGTTCGTGATTGGCGGTGCTATTTGCGTTTTCGGTCAAATATGCTTCGATGTTTTCAAGCTAACTCCTGCTCATACCATGACATTGCTTGTCGTTCTTGGGGCGATCGGGGACGGATTGGGTCTTTACGATCCATTCATCGAATTTGCCGGCGCCGGCGCATCTGTCCCGATTACAAGCTTCGGTAATTCTCTTGTGCATGGTGCCTTGGAGGAAATCAAAAAAGACGGCTGGATCGGCATTGTTACAGGCATTTTCAAAATTACTAGCGCGGGCATTTCCTCAGCCATTATCTTTTCATTTTTGGCAGCTTTGTTTGTTAAGCCCAAGGGATAATTCGGTATGTATGTTATGACGAAGAAGTTCAACAAGGACGAAATGTTATCGGCTTTGTGGATCGATACAATAACTCCCATCTTGGCAGCATACCAAGTTGGGAGTTTTTATAATTTTCTCGGAAGGATTGCTCTTTCTTTTTTAAAGTAACCAACATAGAAATATGAAGTTTCGTTTTTTCTTTATAAACAATTATGTTAGAATAATCATATTATTAAAAGCTAATAAGTAATCTACGCAACTACATCGGAGGGAAATATGGAGCTCATACATTCATCGGAAGTACAACACATGATTGATAAGCTGACGGATCAAGATCTTTACATACATCTTGAGCTAACTACGGGAGCGTACGCTGCCCATTACGATAGTTCCAAACATCCTGCCGCCAACTTTATTACGAATGCGAAGATCCGGTTTTCACATGGATCGATTTCCGGAAACGGACCTTATCGTGTCGGATTAAAAATAGAGCAAGGATGGGTTTACGCGGAGGGGCTTACTCATTTTGAAAAGAGTGAGACTGAGCGGCTGATCATGGCAGGCCATGACAGCCAAGGCAAGTTGGTCGTAGCCTTACAACTAAGCCGGGAACCCTTCTAAATGGAACAGGAGATGAGAAACAACATGGATAATAACGTTCTGGTCGTGCTGCCGCATCCGGATGATGAGTCATTTGGTGCATCTGGAACACTTGCAAAGCTCGTTCAACAAGGAACGCGGGTAACTTATGCATGCTTGACTTTGGGAGAGATGGGACGAAATATGGGTGTCCCGCCATTTGCGAGTCGGATCACCCTTCCCTCTGTTCGTAAGCTGGAGCTGGAAGAATCCTGCCGGGCTATCGGAATTCAGGACTTGAGAATGCTTGGATTTCATGATAAAACGATTGAATTCGAGCCACATGAAGTACTGGATGGAACGATTGAATCGCTCATCAATGAATTGAATCCTGCACTGATTATTACTTTTTATCCGGGATACAGCGTTCACCCCGACCATGATGCAACGGGGGCTGCTGTTATCCGAACCATTCAAAAGCTTCCTGAAGAACAGCGTCCTGTCGTACACTGTATAGCCTTCGCTAAGAACTGTGAACAGCATATCGGGAAGGCGGATGTGGTTAATGATGTGACCGGCTTTATTGAGCACAAGATGAACTCCATCAAAGCACATCGTTCCCAGTTCCAGGTTGCAGACTTACTGGGAAGTAAACATCCGAGCCCTGAAGAGATTAACAAGCGTTTTGGCAATGAAGCTTTCTGGACCTATCGTTTTAAATAATATAGAAGTAAGGGATAAGCACTCTAGCCATATATAGATTGTACCTAAAAAACACGCCCAGACTCCAATCTGCGCGTGTTTTGTGTTCGATTAAGTACAATTTTCACAATTGAATATTCCAAAAATATCAATTTTATGGTAGAATTATATGCGAACGGTTGTTCCTTGATTCCTTTAAATAGAAACATGAACCAGAGGAAGGTGCGACTTGATGTCTGACTCGCATTTAGAAATTGACGAGGTAATTAAATTTATCCATAAGCATATTTTTGACCCGCTTTCGTTATCCCGTTTGGCTAAGCATGTTGCATATAGTCCGTACCATTTCTCGCGTATATTCAAGGAAAGAATGGGGCTTTCACCCTTATATTATGTATCCTCTCTACGGTTACAGAAAGCAAAAGATTTATTGCTTCAAAGTGATTTAAGTGTTCGTGATATCGCTTTGGAAATCGGACAACAAAGTTTGGGGACCTTCACTACACGGTTTACGGAACGGGTTGGCATGTCGCCGTCGCAATTCAGAAATTCAACACTGCAAGCATCCAATCATTTTTCCTTATTGCAAAAGCTTAATACTTGGACGCCTGAAAATCTAATATCCAGTCCATACGGAAGAGTAGAAGGTACCGTTCATGTAGTGAAGCCGTTTGCAGGTGTTATTTTGATTGGATTATTCCCCAAACCTATCCCCGAAGGCCAACCACTGTATGGAACACTCTTATCATCTTTAGGTTACTTTTGCTTCGCAGACGTAAACCCGGGCACGTATTATCTAATGGCTACCTCCATTTCCTGGAACATGAAGGCTCTGGATTTTTTGCTTCCTCAAGCAACTTTACGCACCCGTTCGAGAGACCCAATCGTTGTTAAAGCTAGGATGTCCGTGCCCTATCAACAAGTTACGCTGTATCCACCCCGGTTAGATGATCCACCAATTTTAATATCCCTGCCTCTATTAATGCAAAATTTTCTTAGCCGGATCTCAACTAACCTAAATAGTTAAAATCCTTGAGCTGTAAGTTCAATGGATGAGTCATTTCTTATAGAGAACGCTTTAGCTAAGACCTTTGCGAACGAAGTATAGCAATTGAGAAGAAATCATGGCATCGTAGATGTGTTATATTTTGAAACAACAGCTCAGAATCACATTCAAGAACACAAATTAACGTTGAGGTGAGATGAATATGGCACTACAGTCGGACAAAATTTTTGTTAATTTACCCGTAAAAGATTTGAATAAATCCGTTGAATTTTTTACGAAAATCGGATTTGAGTTCAACCCTCAGTTTACAGATGAGAATGCGACCTGCATGGTGATCAGTGATCATATATTTGCCATGCTACTAGTGGAGGATTATTTCAAAACCTTCACGAAAAAAGACATTTCAAATGCAGCCAAAACGACAGAAGTTATCATTGCCTTATCTACAGAGAGTAGGGAGCAAGTGGATGAAATCGTCAATAAAGCGCTGGCTGCAGGTGGCGAGAAATCCAATGATCCTGTCGACCATGGATTTATGTATAGCTGGAGCTTTCAGGATATAGACGGTCATATGTGGGAAGTTCTGTATATGAATTCTGGTGAAGTTGAACAAGGATAATTTTTGCAGGATCATTTATTTTTAAGGCTTTGTTAAATCACATGCATTGTTGATATTTTATTTTCACGAACGTTTGTTCTATAGTTAGGGTGATATCATTGTACGGAGATGATTACCCATGGATTTAAAGGAATTGAAGAAGCTTGCTGATGCACTCGACGATAGCGGCAAACGAGAGCTCATTCACTTTTTACAGTCCCGAACCAAGGGAATGTCAGCTCCGATAGGTGTGAAATCCAGGAACAAATGCATAAACATGGGCATGCCTGCCCCCATTGCAACAATTGTTCTGCTGTGCGATTTGGCAAATATGTTGTTAAAACACGCACTGGAGAAGTCAAACGGCAACGTTACCACTGTAAATCCTGCCTTCAAACATTCAATGACCTGACGAATACCCCACTTCAGCGGACACGAAGACCTCATATCTGGGCTCGGTTTATCGAATGCATGATTGAGGGCTATTCACTCAGGAAATGTGCTGAGGAACTGCATGGTGAGGTAACGCATATGTTACCTTGTTTTACTGGCGGCATAAAATTCTTGCTGCTCTGAAGCAAATTCCAACTGAAGCATTCCAGGGCATCGTCGCAATGGACGAAATGTATTTCTTGTTCTCTGAAAAGGGCAAAAGAAACATCACCGAACGTAAGCCTCGTAAACGCGGCGGCAAAGCCAAACATCGTGGCATCAGCAGCGACCAAGTATGTGTACTGGTTGCCCGTGACCGTCAGAAGATGACATTCTCTGGCGTTCTTGGGCGTGGACGTATACGAACATCGAAATTGGACGAAGCTATCGGCGGTCATTTATCTGATTCAATCGTTCTTTGCACTGATTCGTGGAGGGCATTCAGCTCCTATGCGAATACGAAGGGCTTGGCTCATTACCGTTTCAAGTCCGATGGGAAACAGCGTGTGAAAGGCGTTTACCATATCCAAAACGTCAACAGTTACCACAGCCGCCTAAAAAAGTGGATAGACCGCTTCAACGGCGTTGCAACGAAGTATCTGCAACATTACTTGGCTTGGTTTCGTTATTTGGACAGCAAGGAGTTTGAGAATACGGCGTCGAACAAGAAGAATATGTTGGTCAACTCTTGCCTGTTTACTGTAACGGACACGAACGTCAAGCTTCGGCGTAAAGCTTTTTCTTGTTGAACCGGCAGTAATGGTTAATAGGTAGTTTAGTTATCTTGTGTAATTAAATACGCAATCTATAAGAAATTACAACATTTGTTGCATGCTATGATATAAAAAACTTCGCACAATGAAAGGAGAAATCGTAATGACAACAAACAATATCAGTGAACCAGAGAATGGTAATGCCCTTACTCCACAAAATCCGTCTACACTTAATCCTGCAATGGCACGCTTGAATGTCTTCGTAGGGAAATGGAATACAGAGGGTTTGATTAAAGCGAGTCCGTCCGGGCCAGCTACGCAGTTGAAAGCAGTAGATACCTACGAATGGTTGCCCGGGGGTTATTTTATAATTCATCATGTTGATGGCCATATGGGGAAAGATGAGGTCAAGGCTATTGAGATCATCGGCTATGATGCTTCCAGTCAGACTTATACAACACACTCGTATGATAACCATGGTAATATCAGTGCATACCAAGCGAACCTACACGACAGTACCTGGACAATTTTGGGCAAATCGGAGCGATTCACAGGTATGTTTAGTGATGATAGCACCACGTTAACAGGTAGTTGGGAGCTGTCAACCGACGGAAAGAATTGGGTACATTGGATGGAGATCAAGTTGACTAAAGTCATTTAGCTGAAAATCCCCCTACTACCTTATATTTACTTGGGGTTTGAATACGAAATCAGTATCAATACACCGCCAAAAGCAGCATGCCTATTCACTTAACTAACGGATACGATAGTTCAAAAACCGCTCTTTTTCTTTGAGCGGTTTTTCTATGGTCCAAAATCAACATTATGATTTAACATAGCCATTTTTAAAAGCTCTGTTCATTAATAATGTTGATAATGAAGAAAAGAAATAGGACCTGTTGGAGGTCCTATTCCTTGGTTGAATTTTATGAATGTGATGTTAACGGAAATAAAAACGGTTTTGTTTCATCTTCTAATAATGGACGGACGAACAATGTATCATCACTCTCTGTTATGAATTCTGTATAGATGTTCTTATTATCATAATCAGGTGTGAAATGGAAATGAATGATTTCCGTATCAGCAGAAACAATGTGATTTAATATTGAATCTAATTCAACTCTTTTTTTGCTGATTATATCAAAAATATGAAGATGATGATCCTCTTGTTTATACATAACAATGACATCATCCTCTTCAATGTAATAAATCGCGTCATTAAATGCCAGGATAAAGTAAAACATTAGTAGAGATTCATTATTCTTCACCCCAAATATAGAAGATACAGGTATTCTTTCAACGGAAAATTCCTCCATCATTTGGAAATCATTTGTATTATTCGTATCTAACTTGCGTAAGTAATGTGTTTTATCTGGTCGTTTTTTTAGATCTGAAACGTTTAATGAAAAACTACTTTCTTGTACTTTTACAAATCCAAATTTAGGATAAAAATCTAGAACGGATTCATTTGCAAATAAGTAGATAAAGTCGTATTCATTTTCGTATTTTTCAATGATGTGGTTCATCAGTTTCCCAGATAAACCTTGATTACGATAATCAGGATGCGTCATTACCGTGCCAACTTGTATAGCTTTATATTCTTTACCATTAGATACAACCGTCATTTTAGTTATGGAGGCATTTGCGATCACTTTATCTCCATCAACGTATGAATAACAAATATAGTTGTCGTTCCAACACCCTTTTTCGTACCACTTTTTAAAATCAATCTCAAAGATCATTTTAGCTAATTCGGTAAAGCTTTCCTTATAGGTTTCATGTTCTTATAGTCATTTATTAACTGATAATCACTCATAAGAAAACCTCTATTCTTTATTTAATACGGAATCTCTCTCATTTCCTCTATAACACGAATAGGTTGATTATGTAAGGGAGTGAGCGTCTCTAATGATATACCCCTCACCAAGTTCAATCTCAGAGAAACCAGACATATGTCGGGCTTGGAACTGGATGGAGGTCTTCCCGCCGACTATTAGAATATTTTGGATATCTGAAGCACCTTCAGCGGGGAGAGCAAAAGATTTAACATAAGGATAGCATTCGCGAAGAGTAGTGTGTATCGCGTTTACGTGATGATCATGTTCACTTCTTCCCATGAGATTTAGGATGATTGCCCCATGGGAATCCAACTTCTCTGA
Above is a window of Paenibacillus uliginis N3/975 DNA encoding:
- a CDS encoding AI-2E family transporter; the encoded protein is MIKMNKFYKLCIGIILILVIIYLGSLVSFVFKPIIALFSLLIVVPVLLAGFFYYLLRPLVDFLEKRKLKRSLAILLIYVVIAILLVAFIWGVWPSLSKQIIALKENAPSLFIALANELEKLKENTFLSNLFPEDTNRLDQVTDYLNKGFSFLTNYMTGLFSFVSNFAIILFTFPIFLFYMLKEGGKFGQKIVSFMPNRFRDEGTEMMNDIDKVLSSFIMGRVLVNVALGVLMYIGFIIIGLPYALLLTVIAVIMNFIPFVGAILSSVPIVIIGFVQSPSVAIWSLVIILVAQQIQDNLVAPYIFGKQLDIHPLTTIILVFAGGELFGIFGIIVIIPVYMVIKIVVTRIYVRFFKQKWEEA
- a CDS encoding YojF family protein, giving the protein MELIHSSEVQHMIDKLTDQDLYIHLELTTGAYAAHYDSSKHPAANFITNAKIRFSHGSISGNGPYRVGLKIEQGWVYAEGLTHFEKSETERLIMAGHDSQGKLVVALQLSREPF
- the spoVAC gene encoding stage V sporulation protein AC, translating into MSNEKKKELTPTQQEYQELANKREPARPIFQNCIRAFISGGTICLIGQAIQEMFVHWAGFSEKEASNPTVAVLILISVILTCFGVYDKMAQWAGAGSAVPVTGFANTMASAALEHRSEGFVLGVGGKMFKLSGPVIVFGVVAAFFIGILHLIFNPGAIGGS
- a CDS encoding VOC family protein; translation: MALQSDKIFVNLPVKDLNKSVEFFTKIGFEFNPQFTDENATCMVISDHIFAMLLVEDYFKTFTKKDISNAAKTTEVIIALSTESREQVDEIVNKALAAGGEKSNDPVDHGFMYSWSFQDIDGHMWEVLYMNSGEVEQG
- a CDS encoding VOC family protein → MGRSVVIFKKFAWVNDRFGVSWQLIFNTMSL
- a CDS encoding DUF421 domain-containing protein; protein product: MPNWLEIALRTLVAIVVLFFMTKLLGKRQVSQLSFFEYITGITIGSLAAYISLDLEANWYLGIISLGVWVAVSIGIEFLQIKSKKARDFIDGKATVLIKDGKVLEDNLKKERLATDELLEQLRSKDVFKLADVEFAVMEPNGDINVLLTKDNLPLTPNHLGIKVGPEPESQTVIMDGKIMDEPLATIGLSRAWLNTELEKTGVAVENVFLGQVDSYGQFYVDLFDDQIKVPEPQIKATLYATLKKCEADLELFGLTTQNKKAKEMYEQCAKQLQSVITEVKPCLHR
- a CDS encoding DUF1657 domain-containing protein is translated as MTVASQVKTTLASLKSAQASLEQFALETQNQEAKTLFTNAAQQTDQIVQQVQGRVQQLENEEPQYKGF
- the bshB2 gene encoding bacillithiol biosynthesis deacetylase BshB2; this encodes MDNNVLVVLPHPDDESFGASGTLAKLVQQGTRVTYACLTLGEMGRNMGVPPFASRITLPSVRKLELEESCRAIGIQDLRMLGFHDKTIEFEPHEVLDGTIESLINELNPALIITFYPGYSVHPDHDATGAAVIRTIQKLPEEQRPVVHCIAFAKNCEQHIGKADVVNDVTGFIEHKMNSIKAHRSQFQVADLLGSKHPSPEEINKRFGNEAFWTYRFK
- the spoVAD gene encoding stage V sporulation protein AD; the protein is MLKGHQSWIFENRPSILGTATVVGPFEGQGPLAEDFDIIHGELSLGQDSWEKAERTLLEEAAKLAIENAGLTKEQINFFLGGDLMNQIISTSFAARTFEIPYIGIFGACSTSMESLAVAANLVNSRSAQYALSSACSHNSTAEKQFRYPTEYGSQKPPTAQFTVTGAGASVVSQSGKGPYVTSATIGRVIDMGITDPFNMGAAMAPAAVDTIQAHFRDFQIEPGHYDLIVTGDLSKVGYEIACDLFEKHKVPIQQTEYKDCGMMIYDYEKQMVQAGASGCGCSAVVTYGHLLKRLRNHELNRILVVATGALMSPISYQQGESIPCIAHAVSIEREMGKI
- a CDS encoding GNAT family N-acetyltransferase, with protein sequence MIFEIDFKKWYEKGCWNDNYICYSYVDGDKVIANASITKMTVVSNGKEYKAIQVGTVMTHPDYRNQGLSGKLMNHIIEKYENEYDFIYLFANESVLDFYPKFGFVKVQESSFSLNVSDLKKRPDKTHYLRKLDTNNTNDFQMMEEFSVERIPVSSIFGVKNNESLLMFYFILAFNDAIYYIEEDDVIVMYKQEDHHLHIFDIISKKRVELDSILNHIVSADTEIIHFHFTPDYDNKNIYTEFITESDDTLFVRPLLEDETKPFLFPLTSHS
- the spoVAE gene encoding stage V sporulation protein AE; the protein is MIFLWAFVIGGAICVFGQICFDVFKLTPAHTMTLLVVLGAIGDGLGLYDPFIEFAGAGASVPITSFGNSLVHGALEEIKKDGWIGIVTGIFKITSAGISSAIIFSFLAALFVKPKG
- a CDS encoding DUF1579 family protein: MTTNNISEPENGNALTPQNPSTLNPAMARLNVFVGKWNTEGLIKASPSGPATQLKAVDTYEWLPGGYFIIHHVDGHMGKDEVKAIEIIGYDASSQTYTTHSYDNHGNISAYQANLHDSTWTILGKSERFTGMFSDDSTTLTGSWELSTDGKNWVHWMEIKLTKVI
- a CDS encoding helix-turn-helix transcriptional regulator: MSDSHLEIDEVIKFIHKHIFDPLSLSRLAKHVAYSPYHFSRIFKERMGLSPLYYVSSLRLQKAKDLLLQSDLSVRDIALEIGQQSLGTFTTRFTERVGMSPSQFRNSTLQASNHFSLLQKLNTWTPENLISSPYGRVEGTVHVVKPFAGVILIGLFPKPIPEGQPLYGTLLSSLGYFCFADVNPGTYYLMATSISWNMKALDFLLPQATLRTRSRDPIVVKARMSVPYQQVTLYPPRLDDPPILISLPLLMQNFLSRISTNLNS